A single region of the Enterobacteriaceae endosymbiont of Donacia cinerea genome encodes:
- a CDS encoding DJ-1/PfpI family protein — MIKCYSVFICVTDGIEDIETVSSIDILTRSNINVILVSVNNKREILCAHGTKIVSDIFLNNIENINIENIIAIILPGGLEASKYFQKNYFLLKYLKKFKFSNRIIGAICASPAMVISANNLFPNAKMTGYLGLKYLIPNQQWTKSPVYWDNKYKLLTGQSVKYAIQFNLKLVQIILGETVSLKIENEL; from the coding sequence ATGATAAAATGTTATTCAGTTTTTATCTGTGTTACAGATGGTATTGAAGATATAGAAACAGTATCTTCAATAGATATTTTAACTAGAAGTAATATAAATGTTATATTAGTTAGTGTAAATAATAAACGAGAAATATTATGTGCTCATGGTACAAAAATTGTAAGTGATATTTTTTTAAATAATATAGAAAATATTAACATCGAAAATATAATAGCAATTATTCTTCCTGGTGGATTAGAAGCATCTAAATATTTTCAAAAAAATTATTTTTTATTAAAATATCTAAAAAAATTTAAATTTTCTAATCGTATAATAGGTGCAATATGTGCTTCACCTGCTATGGTTATTAGTGCTAATAATTTATTTCCTAATGCAAAAATGACTGGATATTTAGGATTAAAATATTTAATACCAAATCAACAATGGACAAAAAGTCCAGTTTATTGGGATAATAAATACAAATTATTAACAGGACAAAGTGTAAAATATGCTATACAATTTAATTTAAAATTAGTACAAATTATTTTAGGAGAAACAGTATCTCTAAAAATAGAAAATGAATTATAA
- the nusB gene encoding transcription antitermination factor NusB: protein MKFTERYQSRKYALQAIYSWQLSKNNFHEIQYYFLNESIQNIKNIDIDYFNDLINGVIINSFYLDNVMKPFLSRKLFELGQIEKAILRLSLYELINRLDVPYKVVINESICLAKKFGGVENSYKFINGVLDKIANKLRN, encoded by the coding sequence GTGAAGTTTACTGAAAGATATCAATCTAGAAAATATGCTTTACAAGCTATTTACTCTTGGCAATTATCTAAAAATAATTTTCATGAAATCCAATACTATTTTTTAAACGAATCAATACAAAATATTAAAAACATTGATATTGATTATTTTAATGATTTAATAAATGGAGTAATAATTAATAGTTTTTATTTAGATAATGTAATGAAACCATTTTTATCTCGTAAATTATTTGAGTTAGGACAAATTGAAAAAGCAATTTTACGTCTTTCTTTATACGAATTAATTAATCGTTTAGATGTTCCATATAAAGTTGTAATAAATGAAAGTATTTGTCTTGCAAAAAAATTTGGTGGAGTTGAAAATAGTTATAAATTTATTAACGGTGTGTTAGATAAAATAGCAAACAAACTAAGAAATTAA
- the ribH gene encoding 6,7-dimethyl-8-ribityllumazine synthase produces MKIIDENIIAPNAFIAIVISRYNTFINKNLLYATIDTLQRIGMVQDKNITICWVPGSYEIASVINLLIQKNIYDGIIAIGTIIKGKTSHFKYLSKEVCSQISNLSVRNNIPISFSILITDNIEQAIERSGVKLGNRGTEAALTLLEMINIFKSIKLLHIKR; encoded by the coding sequence ATGAAAATTATTGATGAAAATATTATAGCACCTAATGCTTTTATAGCTATTGTTATATCAAGATATAATACATTTATAAATAAAAATTTATTATATGCTACTATTGATACTTTACAAAGAATAGGTATGGTACAAGATAAAAATATAACTATATGTTGGGTACCAGGAAGTTATGAAATAGCTTCAGTTATTAATTTATTAATACAAAAAAATATTTATGATGGTATAATAGCAATTGGAACTATTATAAAAGGAAAAACATCTCATTTTAAATATTTATCGAAAGAAGTTTGTTCTCAAATATCTAATTTATCAGTAAGAAATAATATCCCGATCTCTTTTAGTATTTTAATAACGGATAATATTGAACAAGCTATTGAAAGATCAGGTGTTAAGTTAGGTAATAGAGGTACTGAAGCAGCTTTAACTTTATTAGAAATGATTAATATATTTAAATCCATAAAATTATTACATATAAAAAGGTAA
- the ribD gene encoding bifunctional diaminohydroxyphosphoribosylaminopyrimidine deaminase/5-amino-6-(5-phosphoribosylamino)uracil reductase RibD, translated as MDVIDKFYMMRAIKLAKLGIFTTTPNPNVGCIIVNNKKIIGQGYHFKTGKSHAEINALKMAGQYAKGSTVYVTLEPCNYKNLTPSCCQALVNAKIKRLVVASKDPNPKVNGKGLKFLKSKGIQITNNVLSKKAKSINYGFFKRMNTGFPWIQLKLASSLDGKIALLNGNSKWISSKVSRKDVQNLRAKSTAILSTSRTILQDNSTLLVKWNKLFYQIKKKYPKKLLRQPIRIILDRLNKIKPTNKIILSPGKIILVKSQYTFENWPHYVEQIIIPEINNYFNLKYLFKILGNRGINSLLIEAGSILSGSLINDKLIDELIIYLSPKLLGNMSLNLCNIHKFTNIINVPNFYFTNIKKLGPDLKLILKPIK; from the coding sequence ATGGATGTAATAGATAAATTTTATATGATGCGTGCAATAAAATTAGCTAAACTAGGAATTTTTACTACAACTCCTAATCCAAATGTAGGATGTATTATTGTTAATAATAAAAAAATTATTGGACAAGGATATCATTTTAAAACAGGAAAATCTCATGCAGAAATTAATGCATTAAAAATGGCAGGTCAATATGCTAAAGGATCAACAGTTTATGTAACATTAGAACCTTGTAATTATAAAAATTTAACACCATCTTGTTGTCAAGCATTAGTTAATGCTAAGATAAAAAGATTAGTAGTTGCTTCAAAAGATCCTAATCCAAAAGTAAATGGTAAAGGATTAAAATTTTTAAAAAGTAAAGGTATTCAAATAACTAATAATGTTTTATCAAAAAAAGCTAAATCCATAAATTATGGATTTTTTAAAAGAATGAATACTGGTTTCCCTTGGATACAACTTAAATTAGCATCATCTTTAGATGGTAAAATTGCATTATTAAATGGGAATAGTAAATGGATATCTTCAAAAGTTTCTAGAAAAGATGTTCAAAATTTACGAGCAAAAAGCACAGCTATTCTAAGTACAAGTAGAACTATTTTACAAGATAATTCTACTTTATTAGTAAAATGGAATAAATTATTTTATCAAATAAAAAAAAAATATCCTAAAAAATTATTAAGACAACCAATTAGAATTATTTTAGATAGATTAAATAAAATTAAACCTACTAATAAAATTATTTTATCTCCTGGAAAAATAATTTTAGTAAAATCACAATATACTTTTGAAAATTGGCCTCATTATGTAGAGCAAATTATTATTCCTGAAATAAATAATTATTTTAATTTAAAATATTTATTTAAAATATTAGGTAATAGAGGAATTAATTCACTTCTTATAGAAGCAGGAAGTATTTTATCAGGATCTTTAATTAATGATAAATTAATAGATGAATTAATTATATATTTATCTCCTAAATTATTAGGAAATATGTCGTTAAATTTATGTAATATACATAAATTTACAAATATTATTAATGTACCTAATTTTTATTTTACAAATATAAAAAAATTAGGACCAGATCTAAAATTAATATTAAAACCTATTAAATAA
- the leuA gene encoding 2-isopropylmalate synthase: MKKKIILFDTTLRDGEQSLKSNLNTKEKIEIALALESMGIDIIEIGFPISSPNDYQTSKKISYIIKNSKLCGLARCKEKDIDMVYKSLKKSNNFRIHLFLATSPIHIITKLKTTLNKVIEKISFMIKYARQYTDDIEFSCEDGSRTPINDLCLVVKTAIDAGATTINIPDTVGYTFPQEYYNIISYLKKKVDNIDKCILSVHTHNDLGMAVGNAITAINAGARQIEGTINGIGERAGNCALEEVIMALYTRKKNMNFYTNINYQKIYYTSKIVSKICNIPLAIHKAIVGSNAFSHSSGIHQDGMIKNKKTYEILNPKNIGLNKTKINLTSKSGRAAVKYHMNLMGYKKNTYNINTLYKKFIKLADQKGQIFNYDLESLAFNNEIENNTEYYSLIYFNVQSNSNISIAIIKLKCGKIIKLEAATGLGPVDAIYKTIIRITNYDIKLIQYILKAKNHTEESIGQVDIKIKYKKKFFYGIGLSKDIIKASVISIINCLNSIWKSDKVQQNILKINKVNNFEE; encoded by the coding sequence ATGAAAAAAAAAATTATTCTTTTTGATACTACATTACGTGATGGTGAACAATCACTAAAATCTAATTTAAATACTAAAGAAAAAATAGAAATAGCATTAGCATTAGAATCTATGGGCATTGATATTATTGAGATTGGATTTCCTATTTCTTCTCCTAACGATTATCAAACTTCTAAAAAAATATCATATATTATAAAAAATAGTAAATTATGTGGTTTAGCTAGATGTAAAGAAAAAGATATAGATATGGTATATAAATCATTAAAAAAATCTAATAATTTTAGAATTCACCTTTTTTTGGCAACTTCTCCTATACATATTATTACAAAATTAAAAACCACTTTAAATAAAGTAATAGAAAAAATATCATTTATGATAAAATATGCACGTCAATATACTGATGATATTGAATTTTCTTGTGAAGATGGAAGTAGGACACCTATTAACGATTTATGTTTAGTTGTAAAAACAGCAATTGATGCAGGAGCTACAACTATTAATATTCCAGATACAGTAGGTTATACATTTCCTCAAGAATATTATAATATAATTTCTTATTTAAAAAAAAAAGTAGATAATATAGATAAATGTATTCTTTCAGTTCATACACATAATGATTTAGGTATGGCAGTTGGTAATGCTATTACTGCAATAAATGCAGGAGCAAGACAAATTGAAGGAACTATAAATGGAATAGGAGAAAGAGCCGGAAATTGTGCTTTAGAAGAAGTAATTATGGCTCTATATACAAGAAAAAAAAATATGAATTTTTATACTAATATAAATTACCAAAAAATATATTATACAAGTAAAATAGTAAGTAAAATTTGTAATATTCCATTAGCTATTCATAAAGCTATTGTAGGAAGTAATGCTTTTTCTCATTCTTCTGGAATTCACCAAGATGGAATGATAAAAAATAAAAAAACTTATGAAATATTAAACCCTAAAAATATAGGTTTAAATAAAACAAAAATTAATCTTACTTCTAAGTCAGGAAGAGCTGCAGTTAAATATCATATGAATTTAATGGGATATAAAAAAAATACATATAACATTAATACACTATATAAAAAATTTATTAAATTAGCTGACCAAAAAGGACAAATTTTTAATTATGATTTAGAATCATTAGCTTTTAATAATGAAATAGAAAATAATACAGAATATTATTCATTAATATATTTTAATGTACAATCTAATTCTAATATTTCTATTGCAATAATAAAATTAAAATGTGGAAAAATAATAAAATTAGAAGCTGCAACCGGATTAGGTCCAGTAGATGCAATATATAAAACAATAATTAGAATAACAAATTATGATATAAAACTTATTCAATATATATTAAAAGCTAAAAATCATACTGAAGAATCAATAGGACAAGTTGATATTAAAATAAAATATAAAAAAAAATTTTTTTATGGAATTGGTTTATCTAAAGATATTATTAAGGCTTCAGTTATTTCAATTATTAATTGTCTTAATAGTATTTGGAAATCTGATAAAGTTCAACAAAATATATTAAAAATTAATAAAGTTAACAATTTTGAGGAATAA